In one window of Campylobacter coli DNA:
- a CDS encoding glycosyltransferase family 8 protein gives MYHIIFSADENYIKYTSVLITSIIKNTNPKNHFQNRSYSFHILSNFVSEETREKLEQLKKELSKIYPCEISIHIMSDDRFENFPSSGAAQNSKLPYYRLKFISLLDDNVDKCLYLDSDMLCMCDIREIFAIDLQGKIIGVVGDPGSKRSKIKFIENNTKKVLKFDENYFNSGFLLINAKEYKKANVEKKCEELAKKCIYIKAADQDLLNAVIPKDKILKLSFAYNFNIITLLYVICKDEKKNRLNYTREEFTQSAKNPKILHYGEKPWKFLKSYVDLQNRNISDYWWDIAKEVPIFKEELLRQKENIKDYLLYAGLGFTLYNLCKKYQLFTIKQLLQTEHDAKLIEFAKGLNDDKYGLYCMLGEMVLYARKHKKGVINIILKSYKMIKMYEKYAHKSRDIKNL, from the coding sequence ATGTACCATATAATTTTTAGTGCTGATGAAAATTATATTAAATATACCTCTGTTTTAATAACAAGTATTATTAAAAATACCAACCCAAAAAATCATTTTCAAAATAGGTCTTATAGTTTTCATATATTGAGCAATTTTGTTAGTGAGGAAACAAGGGAAAAATTAGAGCAGTTAAAAAAAGAACTTAGTAAAATCTATCCTTGTGAAATATCAATTCATATCATGAGTGATGATAGATTTGAAAACTTTCCAAGCTCGGGTGCGGCACAAAATTCTAAATTGCCTTACTATAGGTTGAAATTTATTTCTTTGCTTGATGATAATGTTGATAAGTGTTTATATTTGGATTCTGATATGCTTTGCATGTGTGATATAAGAGAGATTTTTGCTATAGATTTGCAAGGCAAAATAATAGGAGTTGTCGGAGATCCTGGAAGTAAAAGATCAAAAATTAAATTTATAGAAAATAACACAAAAAAAGTTTTAAAATTTGATGAAAACTATTTTAATTCAGGTTTTTTACTTATAAATGCCAAAGAGTATAAAAAGGCAAATGTTGAAAAAAAATGCGAAGAATTAGCCAAAAAATGTATTTATATTAAAGCAGCTGATCAGGATCTGCTTAATGCTGTTATCCCTAAAGATAAAATTTTAAAACTTAGCTTTGCTTACAATTTTAATATTATCACACTTTTATATGTGATATGCAAAGATGAAAAGAAAAATAGATTAAATTATACCCGCGAAGAATTTACCCAAAGTGCTAAAAATCCAAAAATTTTGCATTATGGTGAAAAACCTTGGAAATTTTTAAAATCTTATGTGGATTTGCAAAATAGAAATATCAGTGATTATTGGTGGGATATAGCTAAAGAAGTGCCTATTTTTAAAGAAGAACTATTGAGGCAAAAAGAGAATATAAAAGATTATTTACTTTATGCAGGACTTGGTTTTACTCTATATAATTTATGTAAAAAATATCAATTATTCACTATAAAACAACTTCTTCAAACAGAGCACGATGCAAAACTCATAGAGTTTGCAAAAGGACTAAATGATGATAAATATGGTCTTTATTGTATGCTTGGTGAAATGGTTTTATATGCTAGAAAACATAAAAAGGGTGTGATTAATATTATTTTAAAATCATATAAAATGATTAAAATGTATGAAAAGTATGCCCATAAATCAAGAGATATTAAGAATTTATAA
- a CDS encoding glycosyltransferase family 4 protein, with amino-acid sequence MKILLLIGDITIGGGAERVVINLANALFELKYDVKIFSFYKQGQDIAYELNENIKIDYLYHKSKTDVKKEKPLYKLYYKHYESYILKQKYKDIDVMIFNNCPHFPFFKNKNTKYINFIHMSFKKYRKRNNYFDALVILSNKQIEQWKKYHKNIWVIPNFLSCKSLQNANLCNKNILSVGRMALEDQKGFLRLIDIWKMVQKKEVYKDWTLTIVGEGELKQTIEQKIKAYELENSVILKPFTKEIEKEYLQASIYAMTSLYEGFPMVLVEVSSYGVPLVSFDINTGPSDIIENKKSGFLIEDGNLQEFADKICLLMDNEKLRKQMGQNAKEKIQNEFSKEIIMQKWIKLINS; translated from the coding sequence ATGAAAATTTTATTACTTATTGGTGATATTACCATAGGAGGCGGTGCTGAAAGAGTTGTTATAAATCTAGCAAATGCACTTTTTGAACTCAAGTATGATGTTAAAATTTTTAGTTTTTATAAGCAAGGGCAAGATATTGCTTATGAGTTAAATGAAAACATTAAAATAGACTACTTATATCATAAATCAAAAACCGATGTAAAAAAAGAAAAGCCATTATATAAGCTTTATTACAAGCATTACGAGAGTTACATCTTAAAGCAAAAATATAAAGATATTGATGTAATGATTTTTAACAACTGTCCACATTTTCCTTTTTTTAAAAATAAAAATACAAAATATATTAATTTTATCCATATGAGTTTTAAAAAATATAGAAAAAGAAACAATTATTTTGATGCTCTAGTGATATTGTCTAATAAACAAATTGAACAATGGAAAAAATATCATAAAAATATTTGGGTTATACCTAACTTTTTATCTTGCAAATCTTTGCAAAATGCAAATTTGTGCAATAAAAATATTTTAAGCGTTGGAAGAATGGCTTTAGAAGATCAAAAAGGTTTTTTAAGACTTATTGACATTTGGAAAATGGTGCAAAAAAAAGAGGTGTATAAAGATTGGACTTTAACCATAGTGGGCGAAGGTGAGCTTAAACAAACCATAGAACAAAAAATAAAAGCATATGAATTAGAAAATTCAGTCATCTTAAAACCTTTTACAAAGGAAATAGAAAAAGAATATTTACAAGCTAGTATTTATGCAATGACTAGTTTATATGAAGGATTCCCCATGGTATTAGTTGAAGTTAGCTCTTATGGGGTTCCATTGGTTTCCTTTGATATTAATACAGGTCCAAGCGATATTATAGAAAATAAAAAAAGTGGTTTTTTGATAGAGGATGGTAATTTGCAAGAATTTGCAGATAAAATTTGTTTATTGATGGATAATGAAAAACTAAGAAAACAAATGGGGCAAAATGCTAAGGAAAAAATTCAAAATGAGTTTTCCAAAGAAATCATTATGCAAAAATGGATAAAACTTATAAATTCTTAA
- a CDS encoding glycosyltransferase, whose product MNLEKISVIIIVKNAQNTLFECLNSLKEFGEIILLNNESTDDTLKIAKEFQKEFAHLYIYESKFIGFGALKNLALSHAKNEWILNIDADEILENEAKEELKKLEFKEQNILALTRKNLYKGEWIKACGWWPDHVLRVFNKKHTKFNENLVHESLILHPNTQKVYLKNGLKHFAFESIDDLLDKLQKYSKLWALQNLHKESGICKALVRGFWTFFRNYVLKKGIFYGYKGFIISVCNGLGAFFKYMKLYELKKQKPKTCALIITTYNQPKRLALVLDSVKNLDPLPNEVLIADDGSKEDTAKLIQEYQKNFPCVLKHIWQEDDGFRLSQIRNKAIQASKSEYIIVIDGDMILEKNFIADHLNFSQKKIFLQGSRVILNQKETQELLDINDFNLAFKKKGFKNQRNIFLAKYTYKFSKLDKKIFKKTQLIKGIRGCNMSFYKSDFEAIEGFNEKFVGWGREDSEFVARFLFNNGLFRRLKFNALAYHIYHEENSKNMLESNHQIYLDTIKNKKVTWR is encoded by the coding sequence ATGAATCTTGAAAAAATAAGCGTTATCATCATAGTTAAAAATGCTCAAAATACCCTGTTTGAATGTTTAAACTCTTTAAAAGAATTTGGAGAAATCATACTTTTAAACAATGAAAGCACTGACGATACCTTAAAAATCGCTAAAGAATTTCAAAAAGAATTTGCGCATTTATACATTTACGAAAGCAAATTTATAGGCTTTGGAGCTTTAAAAAATCTTGCTTTAAGCCATGCTAAAAATGAATGGATTTTAAACATAGATGCAGATGAAATTTTAGAAAACGAAGCCAAAGAAGAATTAAAAAAACTTGAATTTAAAGAGCAAAATATCCTAGCTTTAACGCGCAAAAACCTTTACAAAGGAGAATGGATAAAAGCTTGTGGCTGGTGGCCTGATCATGTTTTAAGAGTGTTTAATAAAAAACATACAAAATTTAATGAAAATTTAGTCCATGAAAGCTTAATCTTACATCCAAATACTCAAAAGGTTTATCTTAAAAATGGACTAAAGCATTTTGCTTTTGAAAGTATTGATGACTTGCTTGACAAACTTCAAAAATACTCCAAGCTTTGGGCTTTGCAAAATTTACACAAAGAAAGTGGAATTTGCAAGGCTTTGGTGCGTGGGTTTTGGACTTTTTTTAGAAATTATGTTTTAAAAAAGGGAATTTTTTACGGATATAAAGGCTTTATCATAAGTGTATGTAATGGTTTGGGAGCTTTTTTTAAATATATGAAACTATATGAGCTAAAAAAGCAAAAACCAAAAACTTGTGCCCTAATCATCACAACTTATAATCAACCCAAACGCCTTGCTTTAGTACTCGATAGTGTAAAAAATTTAGATCCTTTGCCTAATGAGGTTTTAATAGCAGATGATGGAAGTAAAGAAGATACAGCAAAACTTATACAAGAATATCAAAAAAATTTTCCTTGTGTATTAAAACATATTTGGCAAGAGGATGATGGGTTTAGATTAAGCCAAATTAGAAATAAAGCCATACAAGCATCTAAAAGTGAATATATCATTGTCATTGATGGAGATATGATTTTGGAAAAAAATTTTATCGCCGATCATTTAAATTTTTCACAAAAAAAGATATTTTTACAAGGTTCTAGAGTGATTTTAAACCAAAAAGAAACTCAAGAGCTTTTAGATATAAATGACTTTAATTTGGCATTTAAGAAAAAAGGTTTTAAAAATCAAAGAAATATTTTTTTAGCCAAATATACATATAAGTTTTCAAAACTTGATAAGAAAATTTTTAAAAAAACACAACTTATTAAAGGCATAAGAGGATGTAATATGAGCTTTTATAAAAGTGATTTTGAAGCCATTGAAGGATTTAATGAAAAATTTGTTGGTTGGGGTAGAGAAGATAGTGAGTTTGTAGCTAGATTTTTATTTAATAATGGCTTATTTAGACGCCTTAAGTTTAATGCTTTAGCTTATCATATATATCATGAAGAAAATAGCAAAAATATGCTAGAAAGCAATCATCAAATTTATCTAGATACTATAAAAAATAAAAAAGTGACTTGGAGATGA
- a CDS encoding lipid A biosynthesis lauroyl acyltransferase yields the protein MNKDYLYLSAYYILKFLVHTMPNFILNFLAFCVSKIVFKLDKKHRKIIDINLKLCFPHKNEDERKELAFKIYNNFAKFGIDCIKNQNTSKEKILDKVVFDNEEILTQALKEQKGVIFATAHYGNWELLSLAYAAKFGAISIVGKQLKSQKMTDLLAKNRTQFDIELIDKKGGLRKMLSAIKNKRALGILTDQNCTDNEGIKLDFFGKRVNYQAGASILARKTGALIIPAYIYQGEDKKFHIKFFKTLDPLNSSLEELTKYQAKTCEEMIRFKPDEYFFFHRRFASYDEKLYKGIK from the coding sequence ATGAATAAAGACTATCTTTACCTTAGCGCTTATTATATACTTAAATTTTTAGTCCATACTATGCCTAATTTTATTTTGAATTTTCTTGCTTTTTGTGTTTCAAAGATTGTCTTTAAACTCGATAAAAAACATAGAAAAATTATAGATATAAATTTAAAACTTTGCTTTCCTCATAAAAATGAAGATGAAAGAAAAGAACTTGCTTTTAAAATTTATAACAATTTTGCCAAATTTGGGATAGATTGCATTAAAAACCAAAATACAAGTAAAGAAAAAATTCTAGATAAAGTCGTCTTTGATAATGAAGAAATTTTAACCCAAGCCCTAAAAGAGCAAAAAGGGGTGATTTTTGCCACTGCTCATTATGGAAATTGGGAGCTTTTAAGTCTTGCTTATGCTGCTAAATTTGGGGCGATTTCCATAGTAGGTAAACAACTCAAAAGTCAAAAAATGACCGATCTTTTAGCTAAAAATCGCACCCAATTTGATATAGAACTTATCGACAAAAAAGGTGGACTTAGAAAAATGCTAAGTGCTATTAAAAACAAGCGCGCACTTGGTATACTTACAGATCAAAATTGCACTGATAATGAAGGAATTAAGCTTGATTTTTTTGGTAAAAGAGTAAATTATCAAGCAGGAGCTAGTATCTTAGCTCGAAAAACAGGAGCTTTGATCATACCTGCTTATATTTATCAAGGAGAGGATAAAAAATTTCATATTAAATTTTTCAAAACCCTTGATCCTTTAAATTCTAGCTTAGAAGAACTTACAAAATATCAAGCAAAAACTTGCGAAGAAATGATCCGATTTAAGCCTGATGAGTATTTTTTCTTTCATCGCCGCTTTGCAAGTTATGATGAAAAACTTTACAAAGGTATCAAATGA
- the waaC gene encoding lipopolysaccharide heptosyltransferase I, translating to MKIAIIRLSALGDIIQSAVVLQFIKKFKKDIEIHWFVDEKFEGILKNHPLIDKLYALPLKDKKIVQSLKILLKARKNNYNAVMDLQGLVKSALVSRILSRNNFGFDKNSLKESFAHNFYNQKLNIDYNENVFVRYLSLASFTLNKDFDPKDLAFKEDVFSVDEKLKQLLSEKLQLAKNKKNILIHVGSSEENKIYPKTKLALLCKLIIKEFPEIKIFLGWGNVKEYEFAKEVIELGAISQDNIEIAPKFSLEELIVFTKSMDLIIGNDSGPTHLAFALNRPSITIFGATPSHRNAFKTNINKIIDTGKKITNAKHLDKSDFCISTIEEEDILKLVKELLGDE from the coding sequence ATGAAAATAGCAATCATTCGTTTATCGGCTCTTGGAGATATTATCCAAAGTGCTGTGGTTTTACAATTTATCAAAAAATTTAAAAAAGATATAGAAATTCATTGGTTTGTGGATGAAAAATTTGAAGGTATACTCAAAAATCATCCTCTAATCGATAAACTTTATGCCTTGCCTTTAAAAGATAAAAAAATCGTTCAAAGTTTAAAAATACTTTTAAAAGCTAGAAAAAATAACTACAATGCCGTTATGGATCTACAAGGACTTGTAAAATCAGCTCTTGTAAGTAGAATTTTAAGTAGAAATAATTTTGGTTTTGATAAAAATAGCCTTAAAGAAAGCTTTGCGCATAATTTTTACAACCAAAAATTAAACATTGATTATAATGAAAATGTTTTTGTAAGATACCTAAGCCTAGCTTCTTTCACCCTTAATAAAGATTTTGATCCTAAAGATTTAGCTTTTAAGGAAGATGTTTTTAGCGTAGATGAAAAACTAAAACAACTCTTAAGCGAAAAATTGCAACTTGCAAAAAATAAAAAAAATATACTCATTCATGTGGGATCAAGTGAGGAAAATAAAATCTATCCTAAAACCAAACTTGCATTACTTTGCAAGCTGATCATCAAAGAATTTCCTGAAATAAAAATTTTCTTAGGCTGGGGCAATGTTAAAGAATATGAATTTGCAAAAGAAGTCATAGAGCTAGGCGCCATAAGTCAAGACAATATAGAAATAGCCCCTAAATTTAGCCTTGAAGAGCTTATAGTTTTTACAAAATCTATGGATTTGATCATAGGAAATGATAGTGGCCCAACCCATCTAGCCTTTGCTCTAAATAGGCCTTCTATAACAATCTTTGGTGCAACACCAAGCCACCGCAATGCCTTTAAAACAAATATCAATAAAATTATCGATACAGGCAAAAAAATCACAAACGCAAAACATCTTGATAAAAGTGACTTTTGCATAAGCACTATCGAGGAAGAAGATATCTTAAAACTTGTCAAGGAACTTTTAGGAGATGAATAA